A part of Cydia amplana chromosome 24, ilCydAmpl1.1, whole genome shotgun sequence genomic DNA contains:
- the LOC134659084 gene encoding uncharacterized protein LOC134659084, with protein MEDDENPFLKSIKKSIKKDDEPKLTNKFETDCVIAKESEPKVEVGKGDIPVTAADKMLEFFLEFAETETYKEMRFLGTFTDPQSSAIHGVLNDVSAWSLGSFRGHELVARALRAATFKIRDGANGTPEIHKVPASPGRNLGKT; from the exons ATGGAAGACGACGAAAATccttttttaaaaagtattaaaaaaagtataaagaAAGACGATGAACCGAAGTTGACTAATAAGTTTGAGACGGACTGTGTTATAGCGAAGGAGAGTGAACCTAAAGTGGAGGTCGGTAAAGGTGATATTCCGGTGACGGCGGCTGATAAGATGTTGGAGTTTTTTTTGGAGTTTGCTGAGACGGAGACTTATAAGGAGATGCg cttcctaggcaCATTCACGGACCCGCAGTCGTCAGCCATCCACGGGGTCCTGAACGACGTGTCCGCCTGGTCGCTCGGCAGCTTCCGCGGCCACGAGCTGGTCGCCAGGGCGCTACGGGCCGCTACCTTCAAGATACGGGATGGCGCCAATGGGACCCCTGA GATCCACAAGGTGCCAGCCAGCCCGGGCCGAAATCTGGGTAAAAcctag
- the LOC134659083 gene encoding uncharacterized protein LOC134659083: MENCWEPSPHSSQDYYPHYNLFQSSIFYDTDNFRVPCLLEDSVASESSENEERSAEPPDKPPEAPLKAKRVIAKHELYRDPDLFGKDDGQSNTNGPIEPPNLPLSQPWGYDWTKQSWVKEGAPVADILKDERRTPEHQPAAPRVNNIKAESMMHRMGWQGGALGRTGDGITEPITPKAVHGFRPSPGPGSRSGKKAPPGKTPAGKRNQSMRDAFRTNVLMHILEFVQDDTETELLLDTSLRQHERRHVTNIVHSVVNDEALHALSSAAQYDLARDIHKHNRYLLECAQDHQYK; encoded by the exons ATGGAAAACTGTTGGGAACCGTCGCCCCACAGTTCCCAGGATTATTATCCGCACTACAACCTATTTCAGAGCTCGATATTCTACGACACAGACAACTTTCGTGTGCCTTGTCTGTTGGAGGACTCCGTGGCCTCGGAGAGCTCTGAGAACGAGGAGCGGAGCGCGGAGCCCCCGGACAAGCCGCCGGAGGCGCCGCTGAAGGCCAAGCGGGTGATCGCGAAGCACGAGCTGTATCGCGACCCGGACTTGTTCGGGAAAGATGATGG ACAATCAAACACCAATGGTCCCATAGAGCCTCCAAACTTGCCACTGTCCCAGCCATGGGGCTACGACTGGACCAAGCAGAGCTGGGTGAAGGAGGGTGCTCCGGTGGCCGACATACTAAAGGATGAGCGGCGCACGCCGGAGCACCAGCCTGCTGCTCCGAGAGTTAACAACATCAAGGCAGAGAG CATGATGCACAGGATGGGTTGGCAGGGCGGAGCGCTCGGGAGGACTGGCGACGGCATCACGGAGCCCATCACACCTAAAGCTGTCCAT GGCTTCCGTCCGTCCCCGGGGCCCGGGTCGCGCTCAGGCAAGAAGGCGCCCCCGGGCAAGACCCCGGCCGGCAAGAGGAACCAGAGCATGCGCGACGCCTTCCGCACCAACGTGCTCATGCATATACTGGAGTTTGTGCAGGATGACACCGAG ACGGAGCTCCTGTTGGACACGTCGCTCCGCCAGCACGAGCGCCGCCACGTGACCAACATAGTGCACTCCGTAGTCAACGACGAGGCGCTGCACGCGCTTAGCTCCGCAGCGCAGTACGACCTGGCCCGGGACATACACAAGCACAACCGATACCTGCTGGAGTGTGCACAGGACCACCAGTAT aaatga